The genomic stretch ATTCTCCTCATCTCCTAAACCAGGCGCTGCATCCTAAATTGAAAAGACCCCTCAGCAGGAATCTCTGCACGTTTTATTGCAACTTTTCTTTGTATCTCGTTTTTCTTTAACCTCGACGTTTTCCCTCAAACGCTGAAACGTGCACAGAGAAAGCTTCCTGCAAAGATCTGCACGGAGGCCGAGAGCTCAACTCactgcaaatgaagaaaacacatgcaaatagaagaAGTGGTTTTCTTCATTTCCAcgtgtttatttctatttgcatgtgttttcttcatttgcagtGAGTTGAGCTCTCTCAGCCACCGTAGATCTGGACCCTGAAGCATCATGGGAATCCTGATTATCCcagtgacaggtgtgtgtgacgGTGATTGATCAGCTGTGTTGGAGCAGAGTCAGGAAACTACATGAAGGTCATTCAACTCTTTACATTGTTCACATTATGAGTTGTTCCATAAAAgccacagatgaaaacatctgtATGGGCCACTGGCTTCAACACAAACCAGCAGGTTAGCTAATTAGCTAATTAGCTAACCTGCTAACATTTAGCTAATCACACAACAGGTGAGTTAGCATCTTTTCTTTCaccttttcagttttattttcttttcacatttctttctttgcttctattttaaatatctctgttgtttccttgtgtttcaCTAATGGCTTTTCTTTAgctgacattttagtttggctAATTATTTAGCTAACCTCTAGCCTACCCAATATGGTTTGGTTTAGCTAACATTATATTGTTGCTATGGTTTAGCTAACATTATAAAACAGCACACTGTGCATTTTCCTGCAGATTATTAAACATTACAACCATAACTTTATTGCACATTTCACAAAGTAAAGCTATTGTCCTAAATTGACGGAGTTTGAGGACTAGACTGACGGGTCATGACCTTGAACATCCCTCTTAGTCTCTTTTGCAGAAGCTTGAACCTTGAGCAGTCGTCCGTGAAGATGCAGTGTGATGCATCAGCTCTGACACAACGctaagaggtgtgtgtgtgtctgtctgtgtgtgtgtctgtgtgtgtgtcacattcgATGTTTTATAAACTGAGAGGAAGGTGCAGGATGCAACAAACCAGTCAGACGTCTTGTCCTTTTGGCCTCATGGTCACAAAGAGGCCACCGACACTTTTacctttttcattttggatgtttttattcattttgcatgttgtgtttgctgtggtGAGAGTTTTCTGTGCATGTGGCGTTCTGCACtatatttgtttctgtgcagtAAAACAAAACCCGAACCATGTATTGTTTGTCATCTTGTATTGCAGAGTACTAAACATCATCACCACAGTAACTTTGTGTAGTAAAACAAATAAGTTAGTGTTAAATGAAGTTGtgattaaagaaagaaagagtttgTGTCACGGCTGAAGGGAACAAACATCTtctcattctctgtctctgcagccgAAGCCTGAACTTTGATCAGTGAACCGGGAAGAAGCTCTGACTGAtaaaggtgagtgtgtgtgtgtttgtgtgtttgtgtgtgtgtattgttagACCAAGTGTGTTATTTAATCAGTGGTTTTATGTTGTAGTTTCTTGGTGAAAGCTCCAGTGTCATTTCCAAGGTATTAATGTTACAGTTACAGGAAGTATGATTTATAATCTCATTTTCCAACCATGAAGGGACTTAAACCCTCGATCTTCTGATTCTTGTCCATTAGCCCACGCGGTCACACAATGAGCAGTGGATTTCACCTTTCAGATCCATGATGTTATGTTGCAGCTGCAGGGGAAGTTCAGGCTCCGTATCAGGTCACAAcacttttaaatttaattcattaaCTGTGAAAGAGCCCTAAACCTGCCCGACAGTGAttagagaggaaataaaaccacaatgcaaacacattcTCCTCTTTTCTATTCCACTGAAGGTCGTTACTGAGTGACGTCGGCCTTCCGGCTGATCGGTAGAGAAATGCTAAATCTCCTCAAACAAGTTTTTATCCCACCTTTTCGTAGCAGGAAAATTCAGATCATAAATCACTGACACGGTGATGGGTCGGAGTACGAAGACTGAATAATACAACATTAATAAACCAACACATTTGAGGAGAATGTACAGACTTGGACGGAGGAGGAGATCAGTGGCACCGTGAATCACTCAGCTGAGCGTTTAGCTGAAGAAGCTGagaggtgatgatgacagtgacGTGCTGGAGCGCCGCCCGGGTGGCGAGATGTAGCTGAAAGTGGCGCTCTGGACTCGGACGCAGGGAGACACGCTGACCTCAACTGTATCCGACTAATTAATGACACTCGGCTCGTTATGATGAACGCTACAGAGCCTCGGGACTCGTAAGACAAAGTGTTATTGATGTTGTGACCGTTTGACAGGAGTGAAACTGCAGGTGAAGTTTTTTTGAGAGACGTCAAGGTCAGTTTCAGATATCGCACAAAAATATGACGAGCACAGGTTTGTCACACGCGATTTTGTAGCattgagagagaaaagaaatgaatcGAGTCATTCACGTGATTTTATAAATGGACTCGGTGTGAGACGCTAAATCGAACGAGCCTCTTTAGATTTATGTATAAGCAGGATGGAACTATTTCTGGGCTGCAGGACACATATTAATATTCTGCCTAAATCCAGATCTATGCAGCTGAAGATATATGACTTCGATATCTGGAGCTGTGggtgttatttataataataggaaGAACTGGAGCAGATGACTTGATGCAGATGTTTTTtggttaaaataaaagttatttattgtgGAGGTGAAAAAGCGTGTGACATAAACATCGTTCAAGAAAcaatgaagagacagaaaagagcaGCAATGACATCAGACCTGTTGGACTGATGAGGAAGCTTTAATGTTAGTGAATTaaatacatgaaacaaacatatatTCCATCGtgttttagatttaacattACCAGAATAAGACTTTTAGTTTATTTACCAAGGATGGTAAATAAACTAAAAGTGTCAAGAATTTGATTCCTGGCGGCAATTCCACCTTAAATGTGAGATGTAGGAGAAGCAGAACATCAAATCCTTTATCGGTTATAAAACATAGAAAGTCTTTACATTAAGAAGGACACAGGGAATTTAACAGATAACTTATCTAAAATTTACTTTTCCTTCTCTGCTACTCTGCTACTGGCGAGAAATGACTATTTTCAAATACATCGTAAAGCTTTACGCTAATAAATCTACTTAATATTTAGAAGTGATATTTCTGCAGACCCTGTCCTGAGATGATGCCTGGACGCCGGCCAAGCTTTTATCCTTACGGGGGAACGCCTCACGCCCTCCTGCTTGGCGCCCTGACAGCAGCCGGGCAGCTGCTTCTGCTCCAGCTGCGATTCTGTAAGTTTCCTGTAGCTGGTttctggagggagggaggaagtcGATGACATaacgtgctcgaccaatcgggAGTCGGCCTCATCTGTCAATCTTGACGTTTCACCGCTTTTTTAtaccatcaaataactaatgaaaccaaacttatcagaaataCTGaggatctttatttacagtctatgattaatACACCTAACcttgtgtttctcctgctgctaACTTCTTCCTGTGGGACTGATAAACTGAATCTTATCTGATCTCTACGACACTGAAGAGACTCTGTTCACTCTGTGCATAAATTCACACCTTAAAGATTCAGCTTAGAGATAACGGAAACTAATTGAGATGCTGAGGCTGTTTTTCCTGCTCGTCACCTGTTCAGCAACTTTTTAACAAGTTTAAAAGTTTCATTTAGCAGCTTTTAAAGATTCTGCTGCTACTTTTAATCCACAGCTTGATGATGATGCGTCTCTGTGCCTTGTGCTGCATATATCACAGCGGTTTTATCACTTGCTTCAAAGCTGTTATCACTGTTCCTTATATGCTGGAAACATATTCATCGGTGCACGTTCATCTGTATTCATCGGTTCAGCTGGTCCTTTCAAACCCACTCTAGAGCACACTGCTGGCCGTGTCGTAGTCCTTGCTGACGTGCGAGGTGCTGGGCAGCGACTTTAAATACTCCATGTGCCTCCTGGCGTCCTCCTGGTTGTGTTTGATGTAGTAAATGATGTACGCCGTCACCATAGAGAACCAGCAGAACATGGCCACAAACATGGCCACGTCTGTCGTCTTGTGGTGGAAGTTGCAAAAGTTGATCCCCGAGTCCAGGACCTGGATCACCGGTTGTCCCACGTACTCCTCCTGCACCGACGTGTAGCAGCTGACCTCGTTGATGGTCTCGGGGTCCAGCCTCAGCTCCCTCAGCACCTCCTGCAAAGAGCACTCGCAGTGCCAGGGGTTGTGGGAGAGGCGGATGCGAGCGTGGAGCTTGGCGAACGTGTCCTTCGGGAGGCTGCTGAGGTGGTTGTTTGAAAGATCCAAGCTCCGCAGGCCTTCTGAAATCCCCTGGAAGGCGCCGGCCTCCACGCTCTCGATGGCGTTGTGAGATAAGTCCAGCTCCCTGAGGCGGCGGAGGTCTATGAACGCCTCCTTTGTGACGTGTTTGATGCGGTTGGACGAAAGCAAGAGGACAACAGTGTCATGGGGCAAGTTCGGCGGGATGCTCTCCAGGTTGCGCGAGGTGCACTGCACCACCACGCCGTTTCTCTCCGTGCAGTGACAGGTCTTAGGGCAGGCAGACGCAGGCATGACGGACGACAGGAGGCACAGTGTGCCCACTAGAGAAGCACAGGAAGGAGGTTTTACGGATGAACTGCACCATCGAGAGGCCCCCATTAGCGGGCGGTCACACCGAAGTCATAATGTCTCCAGGGTTGTAGAGCTCGTCCTGGTTGATTCAAAGAAACCTGTGATGGATAATAAGATGCAAAGAGAAAAGGTgagataaagaaaatgtcaagtGTTCACGAAAGGTTTCTCATATTCAgcaatttctttgtttttgattttgaagAATAATTCTTCTCACCTCGTCGTTTTTATGTCGTCAGTTTTCCGGTGCCATCGTGGACAAAACACCTATTGAGACAaatttctcctcctcagactccgTCCTCCTCTGAGGGGAAGGTAGTGAAGTTCAGCATTATCATAACAATGGCACGTTTCTATGGTTTGGCTCCGTTCACGGAAGATCCCCCCCCCTGAGAGAAAATGACGGAGCGTTAAACAAGGTGCGGGCTCATCAATATGCAGCAGATGAACTTTGAAAACAGCGATTTGTGATTAAATAGAATGAAAAGTCAGACGAGCGGTGATGTGTGTGCGAGCGGTGAAGGTCAGGATGTACATTTAAACGAGTACAGGACACGATGCGTTTTTCTGCGAGATAATAACGCACAGAACAGCTGATGAGCATCTTTTGATAAAGACAATTAATGTCAGAGGAGTTGCTCTGAATCACTTATTGATTTCCCCTTAAGTCAGAGTCCgagaattatatttatattcatcagaTAAAAACTTCATCGGTGCAGGAATATGATAGAAAAAGTATTGGAGGTGCAAAAAGACCCAGAACTATAGACAATATGAGTCCTATTGAGAATATTATAGGGGCACGATAAAGAAAACAGGATATTTTAATTGTAAATCTACTTATTTTATAATAAAGGAGATAAAATCATTGGTGTTTAAACCCaaaattatatttcttattCTTCTGTGACATTTTCTAGGACTTGTTTTGGCAAGATGTCACTTTGCACTAAAACCCAAATGTTAGTGAATAATTATTCTCAGCAAGAATCAACAGAttaattgatgatgaaaattAATATTTGCAGCCCTAGAAACACTATAAACAAGCTAAAGATGCTAAggaaaatgattttaatataatttaaggTATAAGTTCTCAGTGGAACGTCAATAATTGTGTAAATTATAACATACAGTATCTTTGTAGTCATATATATTCATATCATCTGTGTGCACATGCGGCTCAACCCCCTCCTGGAAACAATAAGAATAAGAGAAGTGAGAGTATATTGTTATTAGAGTCGGCACCTACCTCCAAGCTTCACTCCGTCCGCCTCAGATAAGCTTCCACAGTCTCAGGGGAGATTCTTCTGTTCCACCTGACATCCAGGAATAAAATGagcagagacaagaagaagaagaaattcatCCTTCATTCttctgcaaataaataaacacacgtCTCCGGTGAAACGGAGAGAAAGCAGCCGGTTCAGGAGCCGGCGTCCAACACTTTAACGTCAGCTTACGAGCTCCTGtcagtgcagctctgcagcagagtgtgtgtgtgtgtgtgtgtgtgtgcgtgtgcagacAGTCTCATTGCTCGCTCTCATCACTGCCAGTCCTGCCAGAAGCTTCACCTCCGACTCAAACTCTTATTCAGCACAAACTTTATCGTCGTTTTCATACTCGGTCAATAATGAAATGTAACTAATCGAACTAAATGAGAAACCTTTTGAGAAAAGTTTGGTCCTTTACCAACTTGGGACGTTTCTGATATTTACTGGACtaaataattgattgatttcttcagaaaaatatatttgaattaatttctGCGACTGACCTTTTGTGTGGTTTACTTATCATCTGCTCATATTACTGCACCCACTGATGTATCAAATTTAAATTTCATGCTCACTTGCATCCATAAATGACATCTGAGCGTCTTGTGAAGGTTTTAGGACGTCTCCTCCACCTttgcacatttaatttaaatcatcTCTTTATTCCTGTCTCTGTTCGTTTGATGCAGACGAAAGGAAATGAAACTATGACTTGCAAACGCAAAAACTTTTCATCAAAAAGCACTTAAGTTAAAGAATGTGTAACGTGTCCAGtaaactcccatgatcccacgctgcttcacgatgTCATcaactaggtcttttgttattgttttgattgagagacccctagtggccgaagttGCATATTAAACgtttaaatagattttattgaCTAGTCAAGCATTTCCATTTGCTTTATTGTGATGGTTTTCAAAAATCACACTCAGCGATTCTGTCCCCTCTGCGTCCTCTTCCTGGTTTTCACCTCAGACGACTTTGTGAAGTCTTCCTCTGAAAGTCGCCCCACAGTACAAACCGACCTCTCTGAAGCCGGAGCGCACTTCGCTTCCGAATGCTTTCATTCACAAGCTCTGAgtggaaaaggaagaaggtcagaATATCTGTGACTCACTACTTTTGAGACACTTGCAGCAACTTCTGGGATTTGCACGTCGTCTCCCTCGTGGACATCAGCCCTTTGCATTATACAGAAGGTTGTCTGTTTGCAGCTCGCGGCGATGCTGAGTGAGAGCATGGACCCACTCCAACTTTCCGTCCACGCCAGCACAAGGGCAGAGCCTTGCCTTCATGTTATGTGCGAGCCCAGTCGGACAAATCCTCATTGAGCCGTTATTGAGGGTAAATTGATTGAGGTGAGAACCGGCTGATGCACAGCGTAGACGTCCTCTTTGTTAAGGTCGAGCCTCAGAGCCGTCTGGGTTGTACTTTAGAATTACGTTGAAGAGGAAGTTTCTTTATTGTTAAAGATTGAGGAACATTCATGATATAATAGGGAACTTCACTGTGGCGATACTGTTTGTTTGCAACTTTACAAACTCCTTTAACTTCACTGCCTCCTCCGTCAGGCTCGCAGTGACAGCCCAATAAACTCTGACACACACTGCAAAGCTCTGCGCTGAATTCTAGTCAGCTAACCATTTATCAGCTCGTTGTCTCTCTAGGAAAAACTCCCCCTTGAATCTTGCCCTGAACCCAGGAACCAGCATTTGTCTTGTTGAAAGTGCGGCGCTCCCCTTCGCACCAGAATGAACCTATAGAACCTATGTTTTCAGCTTTAGAACCAACCTGGGAGCAGAACAACATATTTTACCCAAAGAACTCTAACAATCCTGTGTTGTCTCTGAACTTTTCACCTCCTTGATGCTCACAACTGCTCAGTTCAAGTCTTATTAGCAGAAATAAAGACAGTGGTCGTTTTCCGTGAGAAGCAGCAAAGAGAAACCAGAGCAAAACaagtcacagaaagaaaaaatgaaactttatttgtttttatacttaCCAACACTTTGAAATTAATACCTATGTAATTACTCACAACTAATATAGATCTGCACATAGCAAATAAATCAATTGAAAATAGTTACAAAGTTCtatcactttttttccccaaactgcaatacacacaaaaaagctgagaaaacaaaaaaaacatgtctagtcgttccttttttttcctgctgttgcTGCCACATGGAaagttataaaacaaaaataaaataaaataaaagcccagCAAGCTACACAGCTCTCATGTATCTATGCTAATAACtaaataactgaataaataatTGCACATTGCACCCTATTATTGCATTAGTTGCAGTTGGTTTGTATACTCAGGCGTTTCGCCTACACAAATGTAAATACGGTTTTCAAACACTGAGTAACACATGAATATTGATGTTATTGAAATCACATTGCCATCACTTACAATATTCCTGTTAGCAATCCAGTTCATATTATACAACGATGAATCTGTCAGGTGCATGTGCCGTGAAACCCGTCAGCGGCTGTTGATCATCCACGTTTTTCAGCAAACTCTCACATGCACCGTCAAAGTTGTATAGAAGCCATGATGCCCCTCGAGGATGTTCTTTGCTGTTACAGTTTTGGAGAACGACCTCTGAGGTTCCGGCGAACTGTTCCAAAGCTAAAAAGTTTGCCAGAAAACCCCTAATTTTAAGATTGTTGATTCGACAAACATTCCCATTGAAGTACAAGCTATGAcgagtcaaaaataaaaagaaacacaaatccATAATATGAATGCTAGCACTACTATTTGAGTTCACATC from Hippoglossus stenolepis isolate QCI-W04-F060 chromosome 24, HSTE1.2, whole genome shotgun sequence encodes the following:
- the LOC118103268 gene encoding leucine-rich repeat-containing protein 3, which encodes MGASRWCSSSVKPPSCASLVGTLCLLSSVMPASACPKTCHCTERNGVVVQCTSRNLESIPPNLPHDTVVLLLSSNRIKHVTKEAFIDLRRLRELDLSHNAIESVEAGAFQGISEGLRSLDLSNNHLSSLPKDTFAKLHARIRLSHNPWHCECSLQEVLRELRLDPETINEVSCYTSVQEEYVGQPVIQVLDSGINFCNFHHKTTDVAMFVAMFCWFSMVTAYIIYYIKHNQEDARRHMEYLKSLPSTSHVSKDYDTASSVL